The Salinirubellus salinus genome segment ACGTGGGGAACTACCCGTTCACCACCATCGACCCGAACCGCGGGGTGAGTCAGGCCCGCACCGAGTGTCCCTGTCTCGACCGCGAGGAACGGTGTGGCGACGAGCACTGCCACGACGGCAAGCGCTACGTCCCGGTCGAGCTCATCGACGTGGCCGGTCTCGTCCCCGGCGCCCACGAGGGGCGTGGACTGGGCAACCAGTTCCTCGACGCGCTGACGAACGCCGACGTCATCCTGAACGTCGTGGACGCCTCCGGGGGGACGAACGCGGAGGGCGAACCGGTCGAACTCGGCTCGTACGACCCGGTACAGGACGTGGACTTCGTCGAGGAGGAGATGGACCTCTGGCTGGCGAGCATCGTCGAGCGCAACTGGGAGAGTATCGGCCGCAAATCGAGGTCGCCGGAGTTCGACCTCGACGACGCGCTCGTGGACATGCTCACGGGGGTGGGGGCGACGGAGTACGACGTGGCGCTCGTCCTGCGCTCGATGGAGTACCCGGAGGACCCGTTCCAGTGGACAGACGAGCACAAGGAGGAGCTCGCGCGGAAGATCCGCCAGCAGACGAAACCCATCGTCGTCGTCGCGAACAAGGCCGACGTGGCGCCGGCGGAGAACCTCGCGCGACTGCGCGAGGCGGCCGACATCGTCGTCCCCTGCACGGCGGAGGGTGAACTCGCGCTCCGGCAGGCCGCGAACGCCGGCCTCGTCGACTACGACCCCGGCGACGAGACGTTCGAGGTGACGGGCGACCTCAGCGACGCGCAGGCGAAGGGACTCGAACAGGTCCGCGGGGTGATGGACGAGTTCGGCGGGACGGGCGTGCAGACGGCGCTGAACACGGCCGTCTACGACCTGCTCGACCACGTCACCGCCTACCCGGTCCAGAACGAGGGGAGGTGGACCGACGGGGACGGGAACGTCCTGCCCGACGCCTTCCTGCTCCCGAGCGGGTCGACGCCGAAGGACCTCGCGTACGCCGTCCACTCGGACATCGGCGACGGCTACCTCCACGCGGTCGACGCGAAGGCCGGCCGGCGCGTGGGTGAGGACCACGAACTCGAGGAGGGCGACGTGGTGAAGATCGTCTCGACGGCGAGATGAGCGGCGAGGAGGGGAGCGAGGGGGCCGACGCCGGCCGCGACCAGCGCGTCCGCCTCACGGTCGGCGGGTTCGTCGTGGCGGCGCTCCTCGGGCTCGTGCTCGAGGCGACGCTCCTCCCGCCCGAGCAACTACCCTTCGGCGTCCAGAGCCTCTTCATCGCGGTCGGCGCGGCCGCGGGGATGTGGCTCGTGGCGGGCGAACTGGAACGCTGAGTCAGCGCCCACCTCGGCCGGCTTCGAAGCTCTGGCGGGCGTGGCCGAACGGCACGGCCAGTCCCCCGGCGAGGAGGCCGACGAACGGCGCGAGCAGGAGGACGCCGCCGGCCGCTGCGGGGTTCGCCCCAACCAGGCCGGTGAAGGCTCCGAGGACGGCTCCGGCGACGGCACCGGCAGTCCCACTCACGAACCCCGTTCCGAGTTCCGCGTCGTAGACACGGTTGGTGAGGCCCGCGACTGGTCCCGCGACGAGGGCCGCGAACGCCGGGCCGATGAGAGTCAGGGCGGCCACCCCCACCGCGACCACCGCGCCGAAACCGGCCGCAAGCAGGTCGAGCCGGGCCGTCGTGAGCGGTCCTTCCCTCCCGCCCGACCAGATGCGACGACCGACCGGCTCGTCGTTCGGGACGTTATCGGACTTCACGGCTGGACGTGTCGGCGGTCCTGTATGAGTCTTCGGGCGCTACCCGCCGAGCAGTCGGTCGGCCAGCACCACCTCGGTCCCCGCCAGCCCCACCGAGCAGAACAGCGTGACGTCGGCCGGGTCGCGTCCGAGCTCCGCCGACACCACGTCACCCAGTTCCACGAACCGCTCGGGCGCGAGGAAGGACGGGTCGCGGTAGTCCGCGTAGCCGTCGACCTGTGCGAGCGAGTCGGTGACGACGGCACTGGCACGGTCCGCGAGCGCGAGCGGCACCTCGTGAGCGCCCTCGAACTTCGGCCCGAGGGTGCAGACGTGGGTCCCGTCGCGCACCCAGTCCGGCTCGAAGACGGGCGACCGAGCGTCGGTGGCGACGTAGAGCACGTCCGACTCGCGGACTACCGGTTCGGCCGACTCGTGGGCCTCGACGGGGACGCCGAGTTTCGCGGCCATCCGCTCGGCGAACGTCTCTCTGTGCTCACGGGTCGGCGAGAACACCCGCGCCGAGTCGAACTCGCGGACCGCACAGGCGACGCGCGCGCCCATCCGGGCCTGCGGGCCGGTGCCGAGCACGCCCAGTACGGAGGCGTCGTCCCGCGCGAGGTGGTCGATGGCCACGCCGTTGAGGCCTGCCGTGCGGGCGACACCGAGGCGGTGGCCCTCGACGAGTCCGCGGAAGCGGCCGTTCTGGCCGTCCCAGACCGCGGTGAGCTGGGTGTGCCCCTCGCCGCTCCCGAGGGTCTCGTAGACGCGGAAGCCGATGGCCTCGGGGGTGGCCCCGCAGGTGAACACGAGGTCGCCCGGTGGCTCGTTCCCGCCAGCACCGACCGCCTCCACCGACCAGCGCGGTGGTGCCCGGAGTTCGCCAGTGGCGTGGAGCCTGACCGCCCGTTCCATCGCGCCGACGACCTCGCTCGGCTCGAGGGCGGCCACGTCGTCGTCCGTGAGCAGTCGCATGGTGGGGAGTCGGCGGCGGCCGACAAAACTCCGGGCGTCCTACTCGCCTTCGCGGTCGACCTCGCGGTCCGCCCGCCGCAGGTTCTCGTGGACCCCGACGACGAACGCCGGGACGACGAGCATGAAGAGGTGCTCCTCCAGCGGGATGCCGAGGAGTTCGATGCCGGTGCGGAGCGGGATGGAGAACACGCCGACCTCGAGCGTGTACCAGTCCCAGAGGTACGCGACGGGATAGAGCACGGCGACGGTCCGGGCGGCAGACCACCACGCCCGCGCCCGGTGGAGGAGGAGCGCCGCGGCGGTGCCGAACCCCACCTCCGTGACGAGGTAGGTGTACGGGCCGAACACGCCGATGTCGGGGAGCGACAGGCCCGCGAGCGGCTGGAACCAGACCGCCACGAGGAGGACGGCGAGGAAGACGTAGGCACCCCGGACCAGCAACATCGTCGCGAGTCGAGGCGGGGCGCGGTAGGCGACGGCGGCGACGAGGCCGAACGCCACGGACGCGAGCGGCGCACTCGGCGGGAGCACTCCCTCGACGGCCATCGCGAGGACGGCGAACATCCCGACGCCCATCAGGAGGTAGGCGAACGAGCGGGCCCGGGCGGGTCCGAGGACGACGGCGACGGTCCGCTTCTCGATGGAGCGGTCGTACTCGTAGTCCTTCGAGTCGTCGATGACCTTCACGCCGGCGAGCGCGAGCAGGAACACGCCGGCGAGCGCGAGGACGAGCGGCGAGAGCGACCCCGCCTGCACGTAGTAGCCCCCGAGGAGCGCCAGCGCGATGCCGGCCGGGTAGCCGACCGTGGCCGTGACCGGGTTGGTGTCGAGCTGCGGAGCGTGGAGGTAGCCGATCAGCCACCCCGGCGCGACCAGCACCGCGGCGAAGGGGTCCGTCAGGGCGACGATGGCGGCGAGGACGACGACGAACCCGAACGTCGACCCGGCGAGTGCGAGGCGACAGCCACGGGCGGTCATCGGGTGGTCGTCGTCCTCGCCGCGGCGGTGGAAGTCGACGTAGCCGTCCTTGACGTGGGCGGTGTAGAGCCCGAAGAACACCGCGAGGAGGTGGCAGACCAGCAGGGTGGTGTCGAGCGACCCCGCCAGCACCGCGCCGAACGCGGAGGTCGCCAGCGGCGGCAACATGAACACCGGGTGGACCTGCGAGGCGAGCGCCCGGGTGCCGACCGCCAGACCGGGTCCCTCGCGTGCGATTGCCATGCACGAGGATGTGTCTCCAGCGACATAAACCGTACCCGGCCCGGGTCTCCCCGCCGCCACGAACCGTCCTACTGCAGGGCGTTCGTCGCGCCGCGCATCGCCTCCAGCGCCTCCTTCAGCGTCTCCACGTCGACGGCGTAGGAGATGCGGGCGTGGCCGGCCCCGTTCGCGCCGAACGCGTCGCCCGGCACCACCACCACACCGCGGTCGATGACCTCGTCCACCCACCCGTCCGGCACGCGGGGCATCGCGTAGAACGCCCCCTTCGGCGTCGGCACGTCGAGTCCCATGTCGGTGAGGCCGTCGAGCAACACGTCCCGGCGCTCGGCGAACGCGCCGACCATCTCGTCGACGACGTCCTGCGGTCCGGAGAGCGCGGCCTCCGCGGCGAACTGGGAGGGTGCGGCGGCACACGCCTGCGCGTACTGGTGGACCCGGAGCATCCGCTCGATGCGGCGGTTCGAGGCGGCGACCCACCCGAGTCGCCACCCGGTCATCGAGTAGGTCTTCGAGCAGGCGTTGACGACGACGACGTTGTCAGTCTCGGCGAACTGCATCGGCGAGTGGTGCGCCCCCTCGAAGACGATGCGCTCGTACACCTCGTCGGAGAGACAGACCACGTCGTGCTCGTCGGCGATGCGGGCGAACTCGCGCATGTCGTCCTCGGACTGGACCGCCCCGGTCGGGTTCGCGGGCGAGCAGACGACGAACATCGCGGTGTCGTCGGTGATGGCCGCCTCGACGTCGGCGGGGTCCATCGTCAGGTCCTCGCGAAGGTCGACGGGGACGGGCGTCCCGCCAGCGAGGTGCGTCAGCGCCTCGTAGGAGACGAACCCGGGGTCCGGGATGAGCACCTCCTGTCCCGCGTCGACGTGGGCCTCGATGGCGACGTGGAGCGCCTCACTCCCGCCCGCCGTGGCGATGAGGTGCGCCGGGTCCACGTCGTAGCCGTTGTCGCGGGCCGTCTTCTCGGCGATGGCCTCTCGCAACTCGATGGTCCCCTTGTTCGACGTGTAGGCGTCCGTCGCGCCCGACTCGATGGCCTCGACGGCGGCGGTCCGGGCGTGTTCGGGCGTCGGGAAGTCCGGCTGGCCGAGCCCGAGGTTGATGGCGTCCTCGCCGGCGGCCTCGAACACCTTCCGGATGCCAGAGATGGAGACCTGTTCGACGCGACTGGAGAATCCGGTCATGTCCCCGACTCCGGCGGGGGCGCCGATAACTGTTCAGGGTCACGCCCCGCCTGCCGCCGCCGGTAGGATTTCACACCCACCGCCCGAACCCCGACCGTGCAGGTCACCGGCGTCGACTTCAGTGGCTCCGCGGAACCGGGCGAGGACGTGTGGCTCACGACCGGCGAGTGGGACGGCCAGCGGCTACGGGTGACCGACGCCCGACCCGCGAGCGAGGCGTTCGACGCGAGCGGCCGTAGGGCCGTCCTCGCTGGCCTCCGCGCGTTCGTCCGTGAGGGGGACGTGACGGGACTGGACTTCTCGTTCGGGCTCCCCCGACCGGTCCTCCCCGAGTCGGTCGATTCGTGGGCCGCGAGCCTCGGGTGGGTCCGCGAGCGCGAGTACGCGGACGCGCTGGCCGCACAGGCCGACTGGAAGGACCGGGCCCGCGCGAGTGACGCCGACGGCGTGGAACTCAAGCGGGCCACCGACCGCCCCGTGGGGGCCTCCTCGCCGTACTCGTTCATCACGCGCTACCAGACGTTCCACGGGATGCGGGACGTGCTGGGGCCGCTCGTGAGGGACGGGGCGGTGTCGGTCCAGCCGATGGTCGACCGGGACGCCGACGCGACGCTCTGCGAGATATACCCCGCGGGCACCCTCCGCGACCTCGGCCTCCCGGACACGAAGTACAAGGACGACGCGAACTACCCCGACGGCCCCGAGAGGCGCGAGCGGATTCTCGACGGCCTCGTGGCGTGTGGCGTCGAGGTGCCCGACCCGATTCGAGAGCGACTGCTCGGGGACCCGGAGGGGGACGCGCTCGACAGTCTGGTGGCGACGGTGGCGACGGCGTGGGCCGTGGACAGCGGGTTCGCTGTCGAGGAGGACCGCTACGACCCGGTTGAAGGGTACATCTACGTCTGAGTCCGCCGGTCCCGGCCGGTGGCGTGTTCCCCTCGGCGTGTCGGCGGGTGTCCGTTCACACGTGCGACGGCGAACGTGCCGCAGTTAGCATGTGTCGTCGAGTGCTTATGCCGTCAGCCAGCCATCGGAGCGTGTAGAGTCATGAAGGTACTCGTAGCCGGTGCGACCGGTACACAGGGTGGTAGCGTCGTCGAACACCTCCTCTCGGGAGCGTACGGCGACTACGACGTCTACGGACTGACCCGTGACGCCGACAGCGACGCGGCCCGCGCACTCGAGTCGCGCGGCGTGACTGTCCTCGAAGGAGACCTCACCGACGCGGCGCGGATGCGCGAGTGCTGTGAAGGGATGGACGCCGTCTTCTGCGTGACGACGTTCTTCGAGGCGGGCACAGACGCCGAGACGGCGCAGGGAATCACCCTCGTCGAGGCCGCGAAGGAAGCCGGTGTCGAGCGGTTCGTCTACTCCTCGGTCGGGAGCGCGGACGCGGCACCGTTGGCACACTTCGCGTCGAAGGCTCGCGTGGAGGAACGGATCGAGGAACTGGGGTTCGACTACACCGTCGTCCGGCCGGTGTACTTCATGCAGAACCTCGCGTCCTTCCAGGCCGAGGAGATCGCCGACGGGACGGTGACGATCCCCATGTCGCCCGACACGCCGCTCGCGCTCCTCGACGCGACGGACATCGGCAAGACCGTCGCGATGGCGCTCGCCGACCCCGAGCGGTTCGTCGGCACGACGGTCGAACTCGCCGGCGACAACCGAACCCCAGCGGAGATCGCGGCCGCCCTCTCGGACGTCGTCGGCCACGACGTTGCGCACGTCCGCCCGGACATCGACGACTACCGGGCGATGGCCGGCGACGAGATGGCCGACATGTACGCCTGGTTCGAGGAGGGTGGCTACGGGGCGAACCCGATGGCCGACGCGGAGACCTACGGCATCGAACCGAACGACTTCGAGACGTTCCTCTCCGAGAGCGAGGCGTTCCGGTCGTCCCGGCCCGTCGCCAGCTGAGACCGGACCCGCCGCGGTGACACCCACCGCACAACCGCACCCTTTTGCGCGTCGGCCCGCTTCTCCAACCAATGACTGACCCCGCGAACCTCTCGGTCACCGTCGTCGACGGCTACGTCGACGAACCGGCGCACTTCGGGGTCCCGCCGTACATCTCCACCTACCCGCGCTACACCGCGGGGGCCATCGTCGACGCGGGCGTCCCCGAGGAACAGGTCCGGTACCTGACCATCGACGCGTTGCGCGAGGACCGGAACCTGTGGCGCCACGTCGACGAGGCCGACCTGATGGTCTACGTCGGCGGGATGACCGTCCCCGGCAAGTACGTCGGTGGCACGCCCGCCGAACCCGACGAGGTGAAGGAACTCGCGTGGACCGCGAACGGGACGACGCTGCTGGGGGGTCCCATCCGGTTCGGCGTCGGCGAGCAGAACGAGGGCGCGAGCGACATGGAGCGAAAGGACCTCGACTACGACTTCGTCGCCAAGGGCGACGTCGAGGCCGCCGCCTACGACCTCGTCCACGGGGGCATGGAGGGGTTCGGCGACCGCGTCCGCTCGAACGAGGAGATCGACCGCTGGGGCGCGAAGGGGGCGTTCGTCGTCGAACAGCACCCGAACCACCCCGAGTACCTCATCGCGGAGATGGAGACCTCGCGGGGGTGTGCCTACCGGTGTTCGTTCTGTACGGAACCGCTGTACGGGAACCCCGCGTTCCGCACGGCCGACTCGGTCGTCAAGGAGGTGGAGCACCTCTACGACCGCGGCCTGCGACACTTCCGCCTCGGCCGGCAGGCCGACATCCTCGCGTTCGGTGGGGACGGCGAGGCGCCGAACCCCGAGGCGCTGCGCGACCTGTACGGCGGTATCCGCGAGGTGGCCCCCGACCTCGGGACGCTCCACCTCGACAACATGAACCCGGTCACGATAACGGAGTACCCCGAGGAGTCACGGGAGGGCATCCGCATCATCGCGGAACACAACACGCCCGGCGACACCGCCGCGTTCGGGCTGGAGTCGGCCGACCCCGTCGTCCAGGAACAGAACAACCTCCTCGTCACGGCCGAGGAGTGTCTGGAGGCGGTCCGCATCGTCAACGAGGAGGCCGGGTGGCGACCGGGCGAGGACCCCGGGAGCGGGCCGACGTTCGGTGACGACGCGGCGCCACGGCTCCCGAAGCTCCTGCCCGGCATCAACCTCGTCCACGGGCTCGCGGGCGAGCGACCCGAGACCTACGAGCACAACAAGCGGTTCCTCCAGTCGGTGCTGGACGAGGGGCTGATGCTCCGTCGGGTGAACATCCGGCAGGTGATGGCGTTCGCGGGCACGGAGATGGCCGAGACGGGCGCGGACGTCGCGAAGTCCCACAAGGAGCAGTTCAAGCCGTACAAGCGGGAGGTGCGTGAGACCATCGACAACCCGATGCTGCAGCGGGTGGTCCCACCCGGGACGGTCCTCCCGGACGTCCACCTCGAGTACCACCAGGACGGCAAGACGTTCGGCCGGCAACTGGGGACCTACCCGCTGCTCGTCGGGATTCCGGAGGAACGCGAACTCGGACGGGCCATCGACGTGGCCGTGACGGGCCACGGCTACCGCTCGGTGACCGGGGTCCCCCATCCCCTCGACGCGAACGAGGCGACAATGAAGGAACTACAGGCCATCCCCGGTATCGGCCGGCAGCGGGCGGGCGACATCGTGGTCGGGCGACCGTACGTCTCCCCGGCGGAGGTGCCGGGGGCCGCGGAGTTCTCGCTGGAGCGGTTCCTCTCGGTTCGACCCGCGGGGCGGGCCGACTGAGCGACTGCCCCGGCGGGGAAGTGATTTCCCGTCGACACGTTCGGTCCTCACTGGTGCCAGCTCGGGGCGGTATTATCACGTCCGGTAACGTCATTCGCTCGATTTCGCGCCCCTGAGCGTTTGTCGAAGCAGGCGTTATCACGAACGGAAGGCGCGCGAGCGTGGTATATATACCGCCGCGAAAGCGGTGGTGAGGACGATGCAGGCGAACGGGGTGGACGAACCGACGGTGCTGGTGGTCGACGACGGCCCGGGCGTGGCGGACACGTCCGCGCGCCGTCTCGAGGACGAGTACCGGGTCGGCGTGACCTATAGCGGCGAGGACGCGCTCGACTACCTGCGTGCGTTCCCCGTCGACGTCGTGGTGCTCGAACGACGGGCGGCCGACTACCGCGCCTCCGACGATGGGGTCGTCGGGTCCTCAGCAGCCCACGAATAGCCATCCGAACGAGTCGCCGATTCCTTCCGCGCCTTCCTCCGACCGGTCTCGAGGGACCGACCTCGGAGTGAACGGCACTCTCACACCGTCAGCGTGTCGAGACACTCCGCCGGCGACCACTGAAGTAGGGGGAAGGGAAGACACTTACTGGGCGACGACCACCCCTCGCCAATGAGCGTCGAGGTGAGTGTCGTCCTCCCGGCCTACAACGAGGAGCGGACCATCGAGTCGACGGTCGGGACGACCCTCGAGACGCTGGCCGAGTTCCTCCCCGAGGGCTCGTACGAGGTCATCGTCGCCGAGGACGGCTGTGCGGACCGTACGCCCGAGATCGCCGACCGGCTCGCCGCCGAGGACGACCGGGTGCGGCACGTCCACAGCGACGAGCGACTGGGCCGCGGGGGGGCCCTCGAACGCGCGTTCGAGGCCGCACGTGGCGAGACGCTGGTCTACTTCGACACGGACCTCGCGACGGACATGCGACACCTCGAGGAGCTGGTCGAGTCCATCCGCTCGGGCGAGTACGACGTGGCAACCGGGTCGCGCTGGATGCCCGAGAACGTCGCCGACCGGCCGGCCAAGCGCGGTATCCCCTCTCGCGGGTTCAACACGATGACCCGCCTGTTCCTCTCCTCCGAGCTGCGCGACCACCAGTGTGGGTTCAAGGCGTTCGACCGCGAGGCGCTGTTCCACATCCTCCCGGACGTGCAGGACGACCACTGGTTCTGGGACACGGAGGTGCTCGTGCGCGCCCAGCGCGAGGGCTACCGGGTCAAGGAGTTCGCCGTCGACTGGGAGCCCAGGGGCGACACCAAGGTCGACCTCGTCCGCGACGTGCTGGGGATGGGGAGCCAGATACTCAGGACGTGGTGGGAGTTCTCCGTCCAGCCGCGCATCACCCGCCGGGTGACGCTCGCCGGTGGCACCCTCCTCGTCCTCGTCGCGCTGGCGCTGATGACCGTCTACCTCGACCCGACGGCCGTCCTCGAGGCGCTCGAAGGGGCCGACCCCACGCTCGTCGGCGTCGCCGCGCTGGTCTACCTCCTCTCGTGGCCGGTGCGTGGCGCCCGGTACCGCGACATCCTCGCCGAACTGGGCCACCGGGGGACCGTCGGCTTCCTCACGGGCGCCATCTTCATCTCGCAGACCGGGAACCTCGTGTTCCCCGCCAGAGCGGGTGACGCGGTCCGTGCCTACGTCGTGAAGGCCCGACGGTCGGTCCCCTACCCCTCGGGGTTCGCGTCGCTCGCCGTCGAGCGGGTGTTCGACCTCCTGACCATCACGGCGCTCGGGGGCGCGACGCTCGTGGTGCTCTCGCTCTCGGGGTACGACTTCGGCGGCCTGCAGGCGCTCCCGCCGGAGTACCGACAGAGCGGCCGGACCGCGCTGCAGGTGTCGGCGCTCGTCGCCGGCGTGGCCGTCACCGGCCTCGTGGCGCTCGTCCTGAGCGCCCGGACGGGCGACGGGACCCGCGTCCGTCGTCTCGTCGGACGGCTCTCCGACGACTCCTACGCAGACTACGTCGCCAGCGTCATCGAGCGGTTCGTCGGCGACATGCAGGCGGTGGCGAGCGACCGGCGAGCGTTCGCCCGCGTCGGCGCCACCAGCCTCGCGGTCTGGACGCTGGACGTGATAACGGCGGCCGTCGTCTTCGCCGCGTTCGACGTGGGCCTCGCCCCGCTCGCCCTGCTCGGCATCTCCTTCTTCGCCGTCTCGGTCGGGAACCTCGCGAAGGTGCTCCCGCTCTCGCCGGGCGGTATCGGCCTCTACGAGGGCGCGTTCACCCTCCTCGTCGTCGCGCTGACCGGCATCGCGTGGCCCGTCGCGCTGGCCGCGGCCATCGTCGACCACGCGGTGAAGAACCTCGTCACCGTCGTGGGTGGCGTCGCGTCGACGCTGGCGCTGAACGTCTCGCTGACGACGGCCGTGGAGGAAGCGAGTGAGGCGGAGGAGGACGTGGTGCGGAGCGACGACTGAGGTCCCGCGTCACCGGTAGTGGTCGGTCACGAACGGCCCGAGCGCCCCCGCCACGGCGTGGGCCAGCGCCGAGGTCCGGTCGCTCGCACCGCCGGTGAACACCCCCGCCGCACCCTCGCCGTGCTTGATGCCCGCCGTGCCGAGATACTCGTCGAGGACGGGGCCGAGTTCGCCGCCCTCCCGGACGGGGTCGGCGACGACGTCGGGGAGGACGAGCGACGGGCCGGTGCCGTACCCCCAGCGGTCCCCGTCGGTGACGGCGGCCCACATGACGAGCCACAGTCGGCCGTCGGTGCCCTCGAACGCCCCCTCGAGCGTCGCTACCCCGCCCTCGAGGCCGACGCCGTGAGTCGCGGCCGTGTCGCTCGCGTCGAGGGCCCGACGGGCGCGATTCTCGGCACCCGCTCGGCAGGCTGCGTGCCCCCGTGGCTGGTCGCTCACGCCCGAGTCGACGCCGAACGCCAGCACCGTTGCATCCTCCGGCGCGGCCCGTTCCGTCGCCCGGCGCTTCACCGGGTTCTCGCTGCCGACGACCAGTTCCATGCCCCGACGACTCGCGCCGTGGGATTGTCGGTTGCCCTCTGGCCGCGTATTTAAATATCGCCGTTGGTCGGCTCTCCACGGCCAGTACGGGCCGTCTGGCGCTGTCTCCTCTGAGCCTACCAATACGCTCAAATACGCACTCCGAGTAGTTAGAGTAGCGAACAGACGTCGGGCGCTCGGGGGGGGGGGCTCGCTCGGCGACATCCGCCTTCACCGATGAGCGAGAACGTACGCGAACGAGAGACCGAGCGAGAACAGGAACGGGACGACGAGCGCGTGGGGTGTCCCGAGTGTGGCGGCGACGTGGTGGCCGACGCAGAGCACGGTGAGACCGTGTGTCAGGACTGTGGCCTGGTGATCGAGGAGGACACCGTCGACCGCGGCCCGGAGTGGCGCGCGTTCGACGCCGGCGAGCGCGACCGGAAATCGCGGGTCGGCGCCCCGACGACGAACATGATGCACGACAAGGGGCTGTCGACGAACATCGACTGGCGCGACAAGGACGCCTACGGCAACTCGCTGGGCTCCAGACAGCGCCAGAAGATGCAGCGGCTCCGCAAGTGGAACGAGCGGTTCCGCACCCGCGACTCGCGCGAGCGCAACCTCAAGCAGGCGCTCGGCGAGATCGACCGGATGGCCTCGGCGCTGGGGCTGCCCAAGAGCGTCCGCGAGACGGCCAGCGTCATCTACCGCCGCGCCCTGACCGAGAACCTCCTGCCGGGGCGCTCCATCGAGGGCGTGGC includes the following:
- a CDS encoding redox-regulated ATPase YchF encodes the protein MLSIALAGKPNAGKSTFYKAATMADVDVGNYPFTTIDPNRGVSQARTECPCLDREERCGDEHCHDGKRYVPVELIDVAGLVPGAHEGRGLGNQFLDALTNADVILNVVDASGGTNAEGEPVELGSYDPVQDVDFVEEEMDLWLASIVERNWESIGRKSRSPEFDLDDALVDMLTGVGATEYDVALVLRSMEYPEDPFQWTDEHKEELARKIRQQTKPIVVVANKADVAPAENLARLREAADIVVPCTAEGELALRQAANAGLVDYDPGDETFEVTGDLSDAQAKGLEQVRGVMDEFGGTGVQTALNTAVYDLLDHVTAYPVQNEGRWTDGDGNVLPDAFLLPSGSTPKDLAYAVHSDIGDGYLHAVDAKAGRRVGEDHELEEGDVVKIVSTAR
- a CDS encoding ornithine cyclodeaminase family protein, which gives rise to MRLLTDDDVAALEPSEVVGAMERAVRLHATGELRAPPRWSVEAVGAGGNEPPGDLVFTCGATPEAIGFRVYETLGSGEGHTQLTAVWDGQNGRFRGLVEGHRLGVARTAGLNGVAIDHLARDDASVLGVLGTGPQARMGARVACAVREFDSARVFSPTREHRETFAERMAAKLGVPVEAHESAEPVVRESDVLYVATDARSPVFEPDWVRDGTHVCTLGPKFEGAHEVPLALADRASAVVTDSLAQVDGYADYRDPSFLAPERFVELGDVVSAELGRDPADVTLFCSVGLAGTEVVLADRLLGG
- a CDS encoding lycopene cyclase domain-containing protein — translated: MAIAREGPGLAVGTRALASQVHPVFMLPPLATSAFGAVLAGSLDTTLLVCHLLAVFFGLYTAHVKDGYVDFHRRGEDDDHPMTARGCRLALAGSTFGFVVVLAAIVALTDPFAAVLVAPGWLIGYLHAPQLDTNPVTATVGYPAGIALALLGGYYVQAGSLSPLVLALAGVFLLALAGVKVIDDSKDYEYDRSIEKRTVAVVLGPARARSFAYLLMGVGMFAVLAMAVEGVLPPSAPLASVAFGLVAAVAYRAPPRLATMLLVRGAYVFLAVLLVAVWFQPLAGLSLPDIGVFGPYTYLVTEVGFGTAAALLLHRARAWWSAARTVAVLYPVAYLWDWYTLEVGVFSIPLRTGIELLGIPLEEHLFMLVVPAFVVGVHENLRRADREVDREGE
- a CDS encoding pyridoxal phosphate-dependent aminotransferase produces the protein MTGFSSRVEQVSISGIRKVFEAAGEDAINLGLGQPDFPTPEHARTAAVEAIESGATDAYTSNKGTIELREAIAEKTARDNGYDVDPAHLIATAGGSEALHVAIEAHVDAGQEVLIPDPGFVSYEALTHLAGGTPVPVDLREDLTMDPADVEAAITDDTAMFVVCSPANPTGAVQSEDDMREFARIADEHDVVCLSDEVYERIVFEGAHHSPMQFAETDNVVVVNACSKTYSMTGWRLGWVAASNRRIERMLRVHQYAQACAAAPSQFAAEAALSGPQDVVDEMVGAFAERRDVLLDGLTDMGLDVPTPKGAFYAMPRVPDGWVDEVIDRGVVVVPGDAFGANGAGHARISYAVDVETLKEALEAMRGATNALQ
- a CDS encoding DUF429 domain-containing protein, with the translated sequence MQVTGVDFSGSAEPGEDVWLTTGEWDGQRLRVTDARPASEAFDASGRRAVLAGLRAFVREGDVTGLDFSFGLPRPVLPESVDSWAASLGWVREREYADALAAQADWKDRARASDADGVELKRATDRPVGASSPYSFITRYQTFHGMRDVLGPLVRDGAVSVQPMVDRDADATLCEIYPAGTLRDLGLPDTKYKDDANYPDGPERRERILDGLVACGVEVPDPIRERLLGDPEGDALDSLVATVATAWAVDSGFAVEEDRYDPVEGYIYV
- a CDS encoding NmrA/HSCARG family protein, whose amino-acid sequence is MKVLVAGATGTQGGSVVEHLLSGAYGDYDVYGLTRDADSDAARALESRGVTVLEGDLTDAARMRECCEGMDAVFCVTTFFEAGTDAETAQGITLVEAAKEAGVERFVYSSVGSADAAPLAHFASKARVEERIEELGFDYTVVRPVYFMQNLASFQAEEIADGTVTIPMSPDTPLALLDATDIGKTVAMALADPERFVGTTVELAGDNRTPAEIAAALSDVVGHDVAHVRPDIDDYRAMAGDEMADMYAWFEEGGYGANPMADAETYGIEPNDFETFLSESEAFRSSRPVAS
- a CDS encoding radical SAM protein, which gives rise to MTDPANLSVTVVDGYVDEPAHFGVPPYISTYPRYTAGAIVDAGVPEEQVRYLTIDALREDRNLWRHVDEADLMVYVGGMTVPGKYVGGTPAEPDEVKELAWTANGTTLLGGPIRFGVGEQNEGASDMERKDLDYDFVAKGDVEAAAYDLVHGGMEGFGDRVRSNEEIDRWGAKGAFVVEQHPNHPEYLIAEMETSRGCAYRCSFCTEPLYGNPAFRTADSVVKEVEHLYDRGLRHFRLGRQADILAFGGDGEAPNPEALRDLYGGIREVAPDLGTLHLDNMNPVTITEYPEESREGIRIIAEHNTPGDTAAFGLESADPVVQEQNNLLVTAEECLEAVRIVNEEAGWRPGEDPGSGPTFGDDAAPRLPKLLPGINLVHGLAGERPETYEHNKRFLQSVLDEGLMLRRVNIRQVMAFAGTEMAETGADVAKSHKEQFKPYKREVRETIDNPMLQRVVPPGTVLPDVHLEYHQDGKTFGRQLGTYPLLVGIPEERELGRAIDVAVTGHGYRSVTGVPHPLDANEATMKELQAIPGIGRQRAGDIVVGRPYVSPAEVPGAAEFSLERFLSVRPAGRAD